The genome window TTAATACCTTATTTATTCCCTCTATGtcaatctgtttttttttagttctattGTCTGTCAATCCATCTGTTTTCACGTTTGAAAAATGCcagtttttttctcaaacaaccATCTCTTTTCCGTCCAAGATGCTAACATGGTGCACatcatttctaaaataataataaaacaaggcCACTGAGTTAAATAAGATATTAACCTTGGGTAAAAAAGAGATGGTCGTTTTGAGAGAAGGACCAACATTTCCCAAAGGAGAAGATAGAAATACTGACATCGGACAAATCATAAAAACTAAGAGAATACTAAGATCTGCTACGTCTGCTTCGCTGAAATATGCGGGCTCATATATATCCTATTTAAATGTATAGAAATACTCAAATAATATAGTAATAAaggacataataataataataataataataataataataataataataataataataataaatttttagcattatcttttttaagaataaataactaaatcataattatttttcagaaaagagaaaataaataaataaatataacaaagaaGATAGGGTCTATAGTGGGTTCCGGATCTAAAAAATTGGACTCGTTTATAGGCACCGTGCCGTCGTGAAAAACCCTCGCGAGGTCTCCTGTCTCTTATCAATCACGAGGCAGTGTCTTGGGTTGTTCGAATTCATCAGCATCTCATGCTCCTCTCGAGGCTCTCGCGTCTCGGAGCCCGGATCACCGGCGAGGCCTGTAGAGGTGATCCTTATTCGATCCCCCTTTCTCCATTCCTTCATCTGTTGTTTTGTTCTTATTGAGTTTAATCTgcgttttttttgttgtttgattgcattcCTGATCATGAAGTTGAATTTTGGTGCGATGCGgtgaaatttgtttttttttcctagttttACATAATgtaatttggttgtttttatgtaaaaaatattgtttttgcgGAGAGGGATGGTGAATtgatgagaagaagagaagcaatCCCTCTGTGATGAGATAATGAGTGGGAATGTCATACAGAAACTTTAATATGTGTGATAGTGATGGTGTTTTCATAAAACAAGTGATTGGTAATGAAGTTTATATGTTTGATAGCATACTTTTGGAATTCCTGATTACTGTGTTTTTTTGTTGCTACAATAGAAAATGCATCCTTTTTGGTTCAATAGAGGACTTAATTTTTCATGAAGAAGTAAATGCTGATAGTATGCATATGCGTCAGATGTGgtgtataattatatatgtttgccTCAGAGGATTATAGGATTATGCTCGGAGACAATCAGTGTGTAGAATTTTTAACTTGTCCTGTTATTTTATTCATAgagtttatctttatatttttgaagtctCCTCacatttcttttgaaatttatgtttagAGGCATGCTATATAAGTTTATACTGCTTCCCCTTTTTTTCCCCTCGCATTATTTTGCCTTCTGTTTGCTTTGTCATTGGCAGGAAAATTTTCCAACACTCAAAGAGGTTATTATGAAGGAACACTCAATAACTATTTATACTATCTGGTTAGTGAATTTCTAAAGTTAAGAATCTTGAAGCAATAATTTTGTATGATTTAAATTATGCACTTGAACTTGTGGGTCTATATGACATTAGGTGGTTTTGCATGGAAGTTCTTATACTTGTTAACCTTGTCTTATATTTATCTGTTTCATATTTGTCATTGTCGTGCGTTACTTGACTTGatccttttcttcctttttccaTTATTTTAGCCAATATAAGTTTGCTTTGTCCATTgaatgatttgaattttagtgTTGATTTTATTGTCTAAAATTTTGGACATTTAAATCCtccaaaagtttttttatcCTTTCAACCCCACCTACTGATTCCCTGAACTTAAACTCCCTTCTGCCATGAGTCCTTTACGCCCAACCTTTGGCATCTTTTGGTGAGGGATGGTTGTGTTGGCCATTTGATGGTGGACAAGAGATGGCATGGAAGATGGATGTAGTATACTAGGTCATGGTGAGGTGGTGGAAAGAGTGAAGATCATAGGGCATGAGAGATGGTGGTTGGGAGGGTTTGGTTTACAAGTTTGGAATTACTTAAAAAGTAGATGTCATTGGAGCAAGATGTGACTGCAAATAGTTTGGAGAAAATAATGATCGTTGATCCTATCATTACATAAGTTATGAAAAAGGAAATTTTTTCCCTGTTTCTTGGGTGGGTAGCTCAAACTCACTTATATGCTTATGTAGTTAGAACTTTTATGTTGCACATTGATGTTTGGTgaatatatgtattttcattGAGGTTAGAATTGATTATAATACACATTTTGAGTTTTAGAATGCTAACATTCTGATGATTTTTTGCAAGTAATTACTCCCAAACTATGTGGAAGGAGGGAAACTTTGTCACAGAGGGAACAAGAGTGGAAATCATACCCTGCATGAAGGGAAAATCCTGCCCTGTGAAAGTTGTGTCTTCCCAATAGAGTTATTGCAggttgcaaaataaaaatttaaattgcatGTCAAGAGGCTAACTCCTTAAAGGGTGGGGTGTTGTATTTGAAGTTTATGACCCAGATTTGACATAATACTAGCATTTATTGGCATAGCACACAtcttatttcttattaattgaaTGATTATTCAGAACAATTGCAGTGGAATAAGAGACAGTGTCATTTGACTCAAGGCAACATTTATCTTTAAATGTGTTAAAATGACTTAATGCGTAAGAAATATTGTTATATGTTAGTTGATTTTAGACAATGCAGTGTGCCCAATAATTCAGAGTCTTCAGATGTCATACATACACCCCCTTTACATCCCTTTacatgttttgatttttcaaagTTTTGTCTTTGACAATTTGTCAAACTAAAGTTGTGTGACAAACCAATTTTCAGATTGATTCTCTTCTTTCATTTCTTGTCTGATGTGCAATCCTTTTGTCATATGTAAAGCTGTGTGCCTATAGCAAAGCTGATATAAGTTTACTTAAATCTTGTTAGAGGCTGTAAAGAACAGATTAATGCACGAGGGTCTGGCTAACTCTATAACCCTGTGTCTAGGAGGTTAAATGTATGTAGTCTTTTCTCTTTTCGGTACCTTGAAGGCAGGAGCCGCAGGACACCATACCCAAGCATGTCAAGCTGTGccatctactattttttttcctgacctttatattatatacatcTGTGATCCCTTGCTGACGAACTGCTCAACCAGTTTTGTGTGTTATTGTACAAAATGCATTGGTGTCCTCCATACTATGTAAtatttttcacaataaaaaCTACTTTGCATTTCCTTGttttaacattaattttttttagaacaatGTTTCTTGTAATTGGTATGAAACGGATATCTTTATTTAGAAATAgcactattattttattttattttttttattttttatttttctctgagCTGTTGTAGACAATAAATGTAATTATGCTGATATcttataatttgttataatgTTTCTTTTGTAGAGGAACCGCACTCTCTCAACCACATCTTCTGATAATGCTCAAGAAGGGTGTGAGCAGCAGACGGAAAAGTAGGTTATTAGTCCTTCAATTTCTGATTGGGCAGATATATGCTTGAAAATTCATCTTTGTATAGTTGCTCTATTTTACTACATTAAATTAcagctatttttttttcctgtaaaTATGGCTAGTAATACATATGTTGGAAATGGTATATcttatctgttttttttttcttctcctttttagTTCCCCAATCTATGAACCACCCATTAGCATCTGTCGTTCTCTATTGATGGAAATGACTATATTTTCCTTTATCAAGATTTTCAATATCTTTTGATGAATGTTTGCTTGTTTCTTTCAATTTGATGCAATTATGCTCCAACACTATTATTTGACAAGGTGtacctttaatttttaaaggtGTTAAAGGTGGGGTCATTAATTTAAATGTCAGGGGTAGTTTTGTCATTCAAAATTTTGGCCAGTAAGAGTCTCCAAATCTGCTCggttgtttttaaatttatttatgcaaacttTACCTGAACAAGTTCTCTGATCTCTATAAAAGAGATGGATCTTTTCTGAGAAATTAGTTGATGAATGAAtacgttttttttttagtttgcgcTATTTTTTAGGTGTTATTGCATTCTTTGTCTAAGTGCGGCTCCTTAGAACTTCTAGGCGCGATTGATCAAAAACCGTAGGTGCTATTACCAATGTCATCTTGCATGATTCACAATTTATTCTTTTAGTCGGTTACACCACCATAGCTGGATTTTATGCCCTTCTGGAACTCTTGTTGAAGAAAATTGAAGTGCATGGAGAAAAGGTTTAggtttaatgttttcttttgatgctGCCTTCTTCATCCTAAGTAGTAATGCCTACTAAAGTCTTTGTGATTTCAGAATTTCCATTTTACGCCAGTTGGAATAGGTTTTCATGTCTTTCAGGTTTTAGGCTTTCTTCCTGCTGTAAGGTTAAGTGTACTTTACTGGCTTGccaaaaaaatcttcattaaacATGGTTGATCTTGCAGGATATCTGTGACATTTGTTGACAAGGATGGGGAGGAAAAGCTTATCAAGGTCCCAGTTGGAATGTCAATGTTAGAAGCTGCTCATGAAAACGACATTGAACTTGAAGGTGATTATTTCTTCATGTTGCATAGATgataatttcaattatttattctactttatctttgttttgatgAAAACTACTATTCTGGACTCTAGTTACTATTCATCTACACCGTGAGTAATCATGATGCATGGTTGTTTTCTAATGATTTTGATATGAAGTCCCTAGACTCCCTACAAATTCCTGTTTCTATGTTCACACCAAGTGCCTGATGAAATAAATCAGGACATACGTGAATAGTAAGTACACAAAAATTTGCTGCGTGTTAAAAGCAGTTAGCTTCCTACAAATATACGCACTCCCTTAATAAGGAATGTCTTGATTCACACTCGCACAGCTTGTACAGAGTAGTTATGAGAGGGAGGAATTATGTGTCTTCCAAATTTTCTACACCTTgcaaagtaaaacaaaattgcACCCACATTTAATTTTAGCTATTGATGGATGTATATATGTATCATTTTCACATGCAATTCTCTTCGGcatctttttttgctttttaagtTCTAGTTGGACATGGATAGAGGTATAAAGTATCCTAGTGTTGGAGACTATCTGACATTCATTATCACACTCAATTCTCTTATGGCACCgtcttcattttttaaattatagtgGGTCATGGATAGAGGTATCAAGTATCTAAGTATGGAGATTGGAGAGTATCTGACATTTAAGTTCAAGTGTGTTCTACTGTGTGTGTGCGCGCACACGtgcgtgagagagagagagagagtgaaacaagttgtttttatttgtgtatatgTTTAGATCATGAACTACATTGTTCTTGGAAAGGTGGACAACATTGTAATAAAG of Dioscorea cayenensis subsp. rotundata cultivar TDr96_F1 unplaced genomic scaffold, TDr96_F1_v2_PseudoChromosome.rev07_lg8_w22 25.fasta BLBR01000902.1, whole genome shotgun sequence contains these proteins:
- the LOC120255231 gene encoding adrenodoxin-like protein 2, mitochondrial; this encodes MLLSRLSRLGARITGEACRGKFSNTQRGYYEGTLNNYLYYLRNRTLSTTSSDNAQEGCEQQTEKISVTFVDKDGEEKLIKVPVGMSMLEAAHENDIELEGDYFFMLHR